A single window of Corythoichthys intestinalis isolate RoL2023-P3 chromosome 21, ASM3026506v1, whole genome shotgun sequence DNA harbors:
- the LOC130909512 gene encoding nucleolar transcription factor 1-A-like: MSRYVKRTKRGLSSLGSRMETAWTDETLLKLLNAVKSNIPEPDRMKAFSHGVNTLNWENVAFPPFSAKDCLEKWRVVSRKMRKIRTLTELVDEAVDQISNSTKKVDSQPPKRPSLPIYVFYNENFYKYQALHPELSPQGIFSLVSEKYNGLTEEEKAPYVEQYHRAHAEYSKLRKKAAETALDDQNASENEANSMESTEDAQPPKPPGSGYHLFCKEQAGSMQGVPKNDYVATWAQRWRQLSDAERSAFSTRHLQMKEDYARKCRHYLSKRQKLAAHQINKIQEDYRPSDSEDEDLEVSSSSDEEQECFTWDEDDENDVNENIFDVF; the protein is encoded by the exons aTGAGCCGGTACGTAAAACGAACGAAGAGAGGGCTGTCGAGTCTTGGAAGCCGAATGGAGACCG CGTGGACAGACGAAACTCTTTTGAAGCTTCTCAACGCGGTGAAAAGTAACATTCCGGAACCTGATAGAATGAAAGCGTTCTCCCATGGCGTAAACACGCTCAACTGGGAAAATGTGGCATTTCCTCCTTTTTCGGCTAAAGATTGCTTGGAAAAGTGGAGAGTTGTGTCACGAAAG ATGCGCAAGATTCGAACACTTACAGAGCTTGTTGATGAAGCGGTCGATCAAATTTCAAATTCAACCAAAAAG GTAGATTCGCAGCCTCCAAAGCGACCCAGCCTTCCAATATATGTCTTTTACAATGAGAACTTCTACAAATACCAAGCGCTGCACCCGGAGTTGAGTCCACAGGGGATTTTCTCATTAGTATCGGAAAAATACAACGGCTTGACTGAGGAAGAAAAG GCCCCTTATGTGGAACAATACCATCGCGCGCATGCGGAATACTCAAAATTGAG GAAGAAGGCTGCAGAGACTGCACTAGATGACCAGAACGCG AGTGAAAATGAAGCAAATTCCATGGAATCAACAGAGGACGCCCAGCCTCCAAAGCCACCCGG GAGTGGTTATCATCTATTCTGCAAAGAGCAAGCGGGGTCCATGCAGGGGGTTCCTAAAAATGACTACGTGGCCACGTGGGCCCAACGTTGGCGCCAGTTGAGCGACGCGGAGCGAAGCGCTTTCAGTACACGGCATTTACAA ATGAAAGAAGATTACGCTAGGAAGTGCAGGCACTACCTGTCA AAACGTCAAAAACTTGCCGCCCATCAAATTAATAAAATCCAGGAGGATTACAGACCCTCG GACTCCGAAGACGAAGACCTAGAAGTCAGCAGTAGCAGCGATGAAGAGCAAGAGTGTTTCACTTGGGATGAG GATGATGAAAACGACGTCAACGAGAACATCTTCGATGTATTTTAG
- the LOC130909839 gene encoding ataxin-7-like protein 3 — protein MKMEELSMSSLDNSKLEGLAQDILSDLVEDACLGLCFEVHRAVKQGYFFLDDTDQESMRDFEIVDQPGLDVFGQVYNQWKNKECVCPNCSRSIAASRFAPHLEKCLGMGRNSSRIANRRIVTGNNTNNKSESDQEDNDDVNDNDWSYGAEKKAKKRKGDKNPNSPRRSKSFKHKSSMIGPRRRLDNQESPRMLIKDEAFPQ, from the exons atgaaaatggaggAGCTTTCAATGTCCAGCCTGGACAACAGCAAGCTGGAG GGCCTGGCGCAGGACATCCTGTCTGACCTGGTGGAGGACGCGTGCCTGGGACTTTGCTTCGAGGTACACCGGGCGGTCAAGCAGGGCTACTTCTTCCTGGATGACACGGACCAAGAAAGCATGCGGGACTTCG AAATTGTGGACCAGCCCGGGTTGGATGTGTTCGGCCAGGTGTACAACCAGTGGAAAAACAAAGAGTGCGTTTGTCCCAACTGCAGCCGAAGCATCGCCGCCTCGCGCTTCGCTCCGCACCTGGAAAAGTGCCTCGGCATGGGACGCAACAGCAGCCGTATCGCCAACCGCAG AATTGTGACAGGTAATAACACCAACAACAAGTCTGAAAGCGACCAAGAAGACAACGACGACGTTAACGACAACGATTGGTCGTACGGGGCCGAAAAGAAAG CCAAGAAAAGAAAAGGCGACaag AATCCAAATTCACCGAGAAGATCCAAATCCTTCAAGCATAAGAGCA GCATGATTGGCCCTCGTCGTAGGCTGGACAACCAGGAAAGCCCTCGCATGTTGATCAAAGACGAGGCCTTCCCGCAATAG